A genomic window from Cloacibacillus evryensis DSM 19522 includes:
- the panF gene encoding sodium/pantothenate symporter yields MVDHTGMIIPLVLYFILIMGIALWGSRTAGKRSDTKGFMEEYFIGSRSMGGFVLAMAIITTYTSASSFVGGPGVAYNVGLGWILLSMIQVPTAFLTLGVLGKRFALIARRTDAVTITDFIRARYGSDAVVILASLALLVFFMASMLAQFIGGARLFESITGYSYQTGLLIFGFTVVVYTTVGGFRAVVLTDTIQGVMMLFASLAILYAVITAGGGVENIMQTLYSIDPRLLTPTGGGNAIPKPFILSFWVLVGIGILGLPQTTQKCLGYKDSRSMHNAMIIGTFVVGFTMLAMHLVGAMGRAVIPDITVGDLAVPTLTVRLMSPFWAGIFIAGPLAAIMSTVDSMLIMCSAAIVKDLYFHYVVKNDEARLSPKKVRGMSVIVTAVVGVLVFFAAMKPPSLLVWINLFAFGGLEAVFFCPTLFGLYWKRANSTGAVLSMICGASAFFWFNITKTSVGGTTAIVPTLAIAVAAFVAGSLLGRPESAEKLKMFEI; encoded by the coding sequence ATGGTTGACCATACAGGCATGATAATTCCGCTGGTCCTTTATTTTATCCTGATAATGGGGATCGCGCTCTGGGGCAGCCGTACCGCCGGCAAGCGGAGCGATACGAAGGGCTTTATGGAGGAGTATTTTATCGGCAGCCGGTCGATGGGCGGTTTTGTGCTCGCGATGGCGATCATTACGACGTATACGAGCGCCAGCAGCTTTGTCGGCGGCCCCGGCGTCGCCTACAACGTCGGCCTCGGCTGGATACTTCTCTCGATGATACAGGTGCCTACGGCATTTCTGACGCTCGGCGTGCTGGGCAAGCGTTTCGCGCTCATAGCGCGGCGCACCGACGCCGTCACCATCACGGACTTTATCCGCGCCCGCTATGGCAGCGACGCCGTGGTCATACTGGCCTCTTTGGCGCTGCTGGTATTTTTCATGGCCTCGATGCTCGCGCAGTTCATAGGAGGCGCGCGCCTCTTTGAGTCTATCACCGGATATTCGTACCAGACGGGGCTGCTGATATTCGGCTTCACCGTGGTCGTATACACTACGGTGGGCGGTTTTCGCGCGGTCGTATTGACCGACACGATCCAGGGCGTGATGATGCTCTTCGCTTCGCTCGCGATACTCTACGCCGTCATCACGGCGGGCGGCGGCGTGGAAAATATAATGCAGACGCTTTATTCGATAGATCCGCGGCTGCTGACGCCCACCGGCGGCGGCAACGCGATACCGAAGCCGTTTATCCTCTCTTTCTGGGTGCTCGTCGGCATCGGCATCCTCGGACTGCCGCAGACGACTCAGAAGTGCCTCGGCTACAAGGATTCGCGCTCGATGCATAACGCGATGATCATCGGGACGTTCGTCGTCGGCTTCACGATGCTCGCGATGCATCTTGTCGGCGCGATGGGCCGCGCCGTCATTCCCGATATCACGGTCGGCGATCTCGCGGTGCCGACGCTTACGGTGCGCCTGATGTCCCCCTTCTGGGCGGGGATATTCATCGCGGGACCACTCGCGGCGATCATGTCTACGGTCGATTCGATGCTGATAATGTGTTCGGCGGCGATCGTAAAAGATCTTTATTTCCATTATGTCGTGAAAAACGACGAGGCGCGTCTCTCTCCGAAGAAGGTGCGGGGCATGAGCGTAATAGTGACGGCGGTCGTCGGCGTGCTGGTGTTTTTCGCGGCGATGAAGCCCCCGTCGCTGCTCGTCTGGATAAACCTTTTCGCCTTCGGCGGCCTCGAGGCGGTATTTTTCTGCCCCACGCTCTTCGGCCTCTACTGGAAGCGGGCCAACTCGACGGGGGCGGTCCTCTCGATGATCTGCGGGGCGTCGGCCTTCTTCTGGTTCAATATCACGAAGACGAGCGTCGGCGGTACCACCGCCATCGTGCCGACTCTGGCGATCGCCGTCGCGGCTTTTGTGGCCGGAAGCCTTTTGGGCCGTCCCGAGAGCGCCGAAAAGCTCAAAATGTTTGAAATTTAA
- the rpsB gene encoding 30S ribosomal protein S2, which yields MGVVSMKQLLECGVHFGHQTRRWNPKMKPFIFTERNGIYIIDLQKTVKGLEKAYDFVREVSKSGGSILFVGTKRQAQDPIRDEALKAGQFYINQRWLGGLLTNFATIRRRVMRMTELQQMEEDGSINKYPKKEIIQLRKERDKLEKYLSGIKDMKDVPDAIFIIDPRRETIAVLEAHKLDIPVIAIVDTNCDPDVVDYPIPGNDDAIRAIELVVGLMANAFIEGRQGQDSRVAEKEEAAAAEETPAEPPVEDISEDEMKLRAKELADQKGWKETN from the coding sequence ATGGGAGTAGTAAGCATGAAACAGCTTCTTGAATGCGGCGTCCATTTCGGACACCAGACGAGACGCTGGAACCCGAAGATGAAGCCGTTCATCTTCACGGAGCGCAATGGGATCTATATCATCGACCTTCAGAAGACTGTCAAGGGGCTTGAAAAGGCCTATGATTTTGTCCGCGAAGTCTCGAAGTCGGGCGGGAGCATTCTCTTTGTGGGAACCAAACGCCAGGCGCAGGACCCGATCCGCGACGAGGCGCTCAAGGCCGGTCAGTTCTATATCAACCAGCGCTGGCTCGGAGGCCTCCTCACCAATTTTGCGACGATCCGCCGCCGAGTCATGCGTATGACGGAGCTCCAGCAGATGGAAGAGGACGGCAGCATCAACAAGTACCCGAAAAAAGAGATCATTCAGCTCCGCAAAGAGCGCGATAAGCTTGAGAAGTACCTCTCCGGCATCAAAGACATGAAGGACGTTCCCGACGCCATCTTCATCATCGACCCGCGCCGTGAGACGATAGCCGTGCTCGAGGCTCATAAGCTCGACATTCCCGTCATCGCGATCGTAGATACGAACTGCGATCCCGACGTCGTCGACTATCCCATTCCCGGAAACGACGACGCCATCCGCGCGATAGAGCTCGTTGTCGGACTGATGGCCAACGCCTTCATCGAGGGACGTCAGGGACAGGACTCGCGCGTCGCGGAAAAGGAAGAGGCCGCCGCTGCGGAGGAAACGCCCGCCGAGCCTCCGGTCGAGGATATTTCGGAAGATGAGATGAAGCTCCGCGCGAAAGAGCTTGCGGATCAGAAGGGCTGGAAGGAGACTAACTAA
- the tsf gene encoding translation elongation factor Ts, with amino-acid sequence MAEITAAMVSELRARTSVGMMDCKKALVECAGDMEKACDYLREKGLAKAAKKAERTAAQGRMFTYVHNNAKLAVLLELDCETDFVARTEEFNTLGHEIAMHIAAANPTYIKPEDVPADVIEHEKTVIMAQAREEGKPEKMLEKIAEGRINKFYEENCLLEQKYIRNPDVKIKDLVVENIAKIGENIVVRRYARFMIEG; translated from the coding sequence ATGGCAGAAATCACAGCAGCAATGGTGTCAGAGCTTCGCGCCCGCACGTCAGTCGGCATGATGGACTGCAAAAAGGCGCTCGTAGAGTGCGCCGGGGATATGGAGAAAGCCTGCGACTATCTTCGCGAGAAGGGGCTTGCCAAGGCCGCCAAGAAGGCCGAGCGTACCGCGGCCCAGGGCAGGATGTTCACCTATGTCCATAATAACGCGAAACTCGCGGTCCTCCTCGAACTTGACTGCGAGACAGACTTCGTAGCCCGCACGGAAGAGTTCAACACGCTCGGACATGAGATCGCGATGCATATAGCGGCAGCCAACCCCACATATATCAAGCCGGAGGATGTTCCCGCCGACGTTATCGAACACGAGAAGACGGTCATCATGGCCCAGGCCCGCGAAGAGGGCAAGCCGGAAAAGATGCTTGAAAAGATCGCCGAGGGGCGCATCAATAAATTCTACGAGGAAAACTGCCTCCTGGAGCAGAAATACATACGTAATCCCGACGTCAAGATAAAGGACCTCGTCGTCGAGAACATAGCGAAGATCGGTGAAAACATCGTCGTTCGCCGTTACGCCCGCTTCATGATAGAGGGCTAA